The following DNA comes from Arthrobacter sp. SLBN-83.
ATGCCGCCACTGGCCGCGCGCCCGGAGCACGTCGCGGAGCAGGTCCGCCCGGTCCGTGACGATCCCGTCCACGCCAAGGTGGAGGAGCCGGTGCATTTCGTCCTCCTCATTGATGGTCCATACGTGCACCACCAGGCCCAGTTCATGGGCACGCCGGATGAAGCCGGCAGTGACTACAGGTATCCGTCCATAGCGGACGGGTACCTGTAGTGCGTGTACGTCCCGGAGGACCCGCCGCATCAATTGCCGGAACACCGGGCGTGGCAGTACCGGGCCCAGCAGCGTGAAGAGGGCATTCGAGGCCACTCCGGCGGACGAAGCCACCGGTTGGCTGAGCAGCTTCAGCACCGCCCGCCGTCGGCGGTCCGAAAAACTGGTGACCAGCACCCGGTGGTGCACCTGGTGGCGCTCGATCGCGGCCGCAGTGCTGCGGACGGAGCTCCAGTCCTTGACGTCCAGGTTGAGCCGGGCACCGGGAAGCTCAGCGACCAATTCGTCGAAGGTGGGGATGGGCTCGCGGCCGTTGATCCGGGCCTTTGCCACCTCCGCCGCGGGCAGCTCCGCCACCCGGCCGTTGCCGTCCGTCACCCGGTCCAGGGTTTCGTCGTGGAATAGCAGCAGCACGCCGTCGGACGTTGCGTGGACGTCCGTCTCAAGGTAGCGGAAGCCGAGTTCGACGCCGGCGCGGAACGCGGCCATCGAATTTTCCAGCCCCTCGGCCGAGAACCCGCGGTGGGCCATGGCGATGGGCAGCTGCCGCCCGGCGTCGTCCGGGTGTTCGAAGAAGGGCAGGGTCACACTGCGAGCGTACCTGAGGAGCGAGGGCTGAGTCAGTGCAGACTTGCGGTCAGCCCAGCGGCTCAGTCGGCGCCGGGAAGGATGTCCACGCCGTCGCTGCAATGCAGCAGGGTGCGCCCGCGGCCGCCGTCGAGGTGGACCCAAACCGCCGTGTGGTCCGGCGTGATGGTGTCCACCACCCCGCTCGATGCAAAACCGGGTGAAAAGAGGACCCGGACGCGGTCGCCCTGCCGCAGCTGCTTCCAGTGCGGGGCGGGTGTTGCTGCGCGGAGCGGCCCATCGGCTGCGTGCTGCCTGGTGCTTCTTGCCATCGTTACCCCCTTTGAGCCGGCGGAGGTGCCTGCTCTCCACGCTTGACGCTACGGCTGCAAGGTAAACGCCAGGTGAGCGCAAGCTGGGAAAACGGTAGCTCCAGCCCGACGGGATGGGTTTCAGGAAAACTGCACGCCCAGGGAAGCGAGCCGGGCCTCCAAAACCTGGGCCACGCCGTCGTCGTCGAAATGTGGTGCCTGCTGCCCTGCCGCGCGGATGGCCTCCGGGTGGCCGCTGGCCATCGCATAGCCGTGGCCGGCCCAGCGGAGCATCTCGATATCGTTGGGCATGTCCCCGAAAGCCACCACGTCAGCCGCCTCAATCCCCAGGGCAGACGCATACTCGGCCAGCGTGACAGCCTTGTTGACGCCCGGCAGGGACAGTTCCAGCATTGCGACTCCGGGCGAGGAGTGGGTGGCGGCTGCCAGGTGCCCGACTGCGGGAGCCACCTCGCCGAGGAAGTCGTCAGGCGTGCCGTCGCGGACGATGGCGAGGAATTTCACCACGGAGTCATCGGAGGTGAGTGTGTCCTTCAGCGGCGCAGGGGTGAATTCGGCGAGCAGTTCGCTGGATTCGTTCTCGATGAAGCCCGGTTCCAGGTGGAAGCCGGTGAGCGTCTCCGCGGCGAACAGCGCGGCCGGGCGGAGTTTTTTGATGATGCTCCGGACTTCCATGACGGTGTTGATGGCCAGGGTGCGGGCAGAGACCAGGCGGTCCGCCTCAAGATCCCACACCACGGCGCCGTTGGAGCAGATCACGCGTCCAGTGTGGCCCAGCTGCTCTTCGAGGGGGTGCAGCCACCGGGGTGGCCGGCCGGTGACGAAGACAAGTTCGACGCCGGCGTCCCGGCAGGCGTGGAAGGCGCGGATGGTGCGGGGGCTGATTTTTCCGTCGTGCCCGAGGATCGTTCCGTCGATATCGCTTGCTACCAGCCGCATCCTGCAAGTCTACGTGGGCCTTGGGCAGCGAGCGTCCGCCGGAAGGCGGCAGGCCGCCGTCGTACTTCCCTGAAGTACCTCCCGCGTCCGTTGGACCTGCGGGCGTGCCCTTTCCATCAGGGGATGATGGCAGCCGATTCCACGGAGTAGAGCCGGGCGTAGTTCAGGCACATGCTCAGGCTTTCGTCGGCGGGCACCCGGTTGCCGGTGAGGACCAGCGGATCGCCGCCGGTAAGCCGGGGGCCGGCGGGCAGGACGAGTGTCCCGCCGTCGAGGCTGGTTCCCTCGGGGAAAATCAGCGTGTAATCGTTCCCACCCTCCGCTTGCAGGATGGCGCACCCTGCCTTATCCCTGCCCAGCGTGCCTTTGAGCTCCGCCGCAGGTCCGGGTGCGGATGCCTGGCCGGCATTGACCACGGCCTTCAGTCCGCCCGTCCCCTGCAGGACAGTGGCCTCAAGCGCTGGAGAGGCTGGCACCAGCCGGAAGGCGTAGCGGCCCTTGGCGCCGTCCGCAGGGTTCATGAGGAACTCCACTCCCCGGATGGAAAGCGCCACCTGGGCTTTGAAGACGGCACCGTCGCAGGGGACCTGGACGGGCGCGAGAACCTCGCCCCCGGCCTGGGTGGTGAGCGACAGCTGCGTCTCCGTTGGACCCTGGCAGGTGAAGTGAACGTCGTAACGGCCGGGTTTTGCCCCGGCGAAGCCGTAAGCGACTCTGGTGTTTGACATGGTGGACCCGGCGAGCTGGCCTGGCAGCTCGGGCTGCAGCTGCCGGCGGGACCATTCCTCCATGGCTTGCACCTCTGCCGCGCGCGGATCCGCCGCCTGGCCGGTGGCCACCTCCCGGGGTGCCGTTGTCGCCGTGGTGGACGCCTTCGCCGCCTGCCCCTCCGCCGGGCCGCTGTACTCGCAGCCCGTGAGCGCGGCGAGCATCACCGCCGGAACCAACCAGGACCTCAAGATACGCATCGCTTCCCCCCAGAGCCGACAGTGGTCCAAGCCTAGCCCCTCGGCGCCTCGGGCCTTGCGGAGTGACCGTTGTCGGCCTCCGGCGCTACACTGAACCTATCGAACATATTTTCGAATAAAGGTGTGTTGTGGGCGTTATTGTCGGTCCCCGCGTGATAGATGCGGGTGCCTCCTTGTTCTCGGTGCTGATCTCGCCCGTGGCGGTGGCGGCGGGGTTTCCTTCGCCCGCACAGGACTACTTCGACGGCCGGATCGATTTGAATGCACACCTGATCAAGGACATCACCAGCACCTTCGTGGTCCGGGTAACGGGCGATTCCATGGAGGGCGCCGGCATCAGCGACGGCGACGAACTGATCGTGAACCGGGCGTTGGAGCCAAAGGACGGATCCGTGGTGATCGCGGTGCTGGACGGGGAACTGACGGTCAAGCGCCTCCGCATCACCCGCACCGGGGTGGTGCTCCAGGCGGAGAACCCCAAGTACCAGGACATCCACGTCCCCGCCCTGTCCGAGCTGACCATCTGGGGCGTTGCCACCAGGTGCCTGCACCATGTCTGAGGTCCAAAGTGGCTAAGCCTGTCCTCATGCGGCGGATGCGGCAGATCGCCCACGTGGACGTCAACTGCTTCTATGCCTCCGCCGAGCGGGCGTTCGACCCCTCCCTGGAAGGGCGCCCGCTGGTGGTGCTGTCCAACAACGACGGCTGCGCGGTGACCCGCTCGCCCGAGGCGAAAGCCCTGGGCATCACCACCGGTGAACCCTGGTTCAAGCTCGCGCCGCGGGCCAAGGAGTGGGGCCTGGTGGCAAAGTCCAGCAACTACGAGCTGTATGGGGACATCAGCGCCCGCGTGATGGAACTGCTGGGCAGGTACTCGGCCTGGCTGGAGGTTTACAGCATTGATGAGGCGTTCCTGGGCGTGAAGGGCGGAGAGGAGGAGCTGTTGGCCCTGGGCCGGAGGATGAAGGAGGCAGTCCGCCGGCACGTGGGCGTCCCGGTTTGCGTGGGCATTGCGCCCACCAAGACCCTGGCGAAGCTCTGCAACAAGTGGGCCAAGAACAATTCCGCTTTTGGCGGGGTCTGCCTGTGGGAGTCGGTCCCGGCTGACATGCGCCAGGCGCTGATGGGCCGTTTGCCGGTGGATGAGGTCTGGGGCATCGCCGGCCGGCTCAGCAAGCGGCTGAACGTTTTGGGGATCTTCACCGTCATGGACCTGGTCCGGGCGGATCCCGTGATGATCCGCGACAAATTCTCCGTGGTGCTTATGCGCACCGTCCTGGAACTGCGCGGCACACCGTGCATCCCCATGGAGGAGGAACGGATCGGACGCGACCAGTTGATCTTCTCCCGGTCCTTTGCCACGCCTGTGACCACTGCCGCCGGCCTCCGTGAGGTCCTCAGCATCTACGGCCAGCAGGCGAGCGCCAGGCTCTCAAAGCACGGGCTGCAGGCAAAGGTCCTTACGGCATTCGCTGCCACTTCCCCCTTCAGGGACAACGAACAGGCCTATCCCTCTGTGTGTGTCTCACTGCCCATGCCCACGGCGGATCCGCTGCTGCTCACCAAGGCCGCGCACGCCCTGTTGCCCCACATCCGCGAAGGGCTGAAGTATGCCAAGGCGGGCCTGATGCTCACCGACCTGCGGCCCACGGGAAACCAGCCGCCGCTGGAGCCGTTCGAGAACCGGCATGAGGAACGCGGCATTGGGCCACTGCTTGAGGACGTGAGCCGTCGCTTCGGGCGGGGTGCCATCGGGTTGGGGCATGCGGGCATCAGGTCCGGATTGGACTGGACCATGAAACGGGACATGCGCTCGCCCCGGTACACCACGCACTGGGATGAACTCCCCTTGGTCAAAGCAGCCTGAAAGCAGCAGGTCCCGCCGCCGGCGTAATGCCAGCGGCGGGACCTACTTACTGCGGGACGTTCTTGTCTGGGCGTTGACTGCCTAGACGCGCCGTCGCGCCGTGACGAAGTGGAAGATCAGGACGACTACTGCGACGACCAAAAGAATGTGGATAAGGCCCCCGCCGATGTTCGCGAGCAGTCCGAGAAGCCAGAGAACAGCGATGATAATGGCGATCCAAAGCAACATGAGAGTCTCCTTGACTAGTTTTTCAAAATCCCCATGCCGGGCACGTACCCACCAAACTGGCAGCTGAATCAAGACGTCATACGACGAATTTTGACTCCCCGCTACGCCGCGTTGAGCCTTCGCGTCCCCCCGTGAACGCCTGCTACAGCGTTGATTGTGGGGCCGCGGGCCGCTCCGTAACCTCGTCTCAGCATCCGCCCCCAGCAAAGGATTTCCCCATGGCAAACGAGCAGGACAACAGTCCGCAGAACCAGCAAGGCTCCACCCGCATCGTCGCCGGCCAGTCCGCCAAACCCAAGCGGCCGGCAGGCCTCAAAGTCGGGATCGCGGCAGCCGTCCTGGCGCTCATTGGCGGGGGTGCCGCCGTCGCCTCCTCCGTCAACAACGCGGCCCCGTCCGTCACGCAGGAGACCGCTCCGTCCGGCAATCCCGCCGCGGAACTGAAGCTCGGCTACTTTGGCAACGTCACGCACGCCCCCGCCCTGGTGGGCGTCAGTAAGGGTTTCATCGCCGATGCACTCGGCAGCACCAAGCTCAGCACGCAGGTATTCAACGCCGGCCCTGCAGCCATCGAGGCACTGAACGCCGGCGCGATCGACGCCACTTACATCGGACCGAACCCGGCCATCAACTCGTTCGTGAAAAGCCAGGGCCAGTCGGTGAACATCATCGCGGGCGCGGCTGCCGGCGGCGCGCAGCTGGTGGTCAAGCCGGAGATCAGCTCCGCCTCCGACCTGAAGGGCAAGACCCTGGCTTCGCCGCAGCTTGGCGGCACCCAGGACGTGGCACTCCGCGCCTGGCTTTCGTCCCAGGGCTACAAGACCAACGTGGACGGCAGCGGCGATGTCGCGATCAACCCGACGGAGAATGCGCAGACCCTCAAGCTGTTCCAGGATGGGAAGCTCGACGGCGCCTGGTTGCCTGAGCCGTGGGCCTCACGTTTGGTGCTGACCGCCGGAGCCAGGGTGCTGGTGGATGAAAAGGACCTCTGGGACGGTTCGCTGTCCGGGAAGCCGGGCGAGTTCCCCACCACCATCCTGATCGTGAACCAGAAGTTCGCCGCCGACCACCCGGACACCGTCAAGGCGCTGCTGAAGGGCCACGTGAAGTCCGTCGAGTGGCTTAACTCGGCTTCCGCCAGCGAGAAGGCCACCGTCATCAACGCCGCACTCAAGGAAGCCGCGGGCGCCGAACTCAAGGCCGACGTCATTGACCGCTCGCTGAAGAACATCGTGTTCACGGTGGACCCGCTTGCCGGTACCTACCAGAAGCTCCTGGCCGACGGCGTCACCGCGGGCACCACCAAGCAGGCCGACATCAACGGCATCTTTGACCTGCGGGCGCTCAACGGCGTCTCGAACGGGAAGACCTCCGCGGCCGGACTGGGCAAGGAGTAGTAGGCGCCCTCACCCCATCGATTGCTGAGTGGATGCCCTTTTGGGCGTCCAAAACGGCATCCACGGAGCAATCGATTTCTCATGGGAGCCTTTTGCGGAAATCCTTCGTATTTCCTGCGCTCGGGGTGGGAAGCCCGCCACTAGGCTGAGGGGGTTGCCCTGCGGCGGGCGGCCAAGGATTGGGGGACGCCGGTGCACGGTTACAGGACTGACAGGGATTCGTTGTCGGATAAGTCAGGCGGCTTTCTCCCGCCGAACGTCCGGCGCTCCCCCAGCGGACGGATCCCCCAGTGGGCCATCGACGAGGCTCTTGGAAAGGCTGAACCACCGGCACCTTGGCGCAGTGTTGAAACCACTCCACCCGTACGTACGAAGCTTCGGCGGCGGCCGACAACCCAGCGCCGGCCCAAGCGGTCGGTGCAGTTCCGGACCGTGCTGGGGATCGCCGTCGTGGTCTGCCTGTACTTCACGCCGACGCTCTTTGACCGCGTGGTCCTCCCGGTCGCTGCACCCTACCTGCCGGGCGCGAAGATTCCGCCGCCCGGCGTCGAGGCCGCCCCGTCGCCCCTGGGCACGCCGCCCGCGAGCACCGGCTCCACCGCGTTCGTGCTGCAGGGATCGCCCAAGGCGGGACAGACGTTGGTGGCTTACGATCCGTGCCGCCCCGTGCACTATGTTGTCCGGCCCGACAATGCCTTGCCGGGCGGGGATGCCCTGATCAGCGAAGCGGTGGCAGCCGTTTCCCGCGCCTCCGGCCTGCAGTTTGTCTACGACGGAACCACTACGGAAGCGCCGGCAGATCAACGGCAGGCTTTCCAGCCTGACCGCTACGGAAAGCGCTGGGCACCGGTGCTGATCGCCTGGTCAACGCCCGCGGAAACCCCTGATCTCGCGGGGAACGTCGCAGGCCTCGGCGGTAGCGGCTACGCAGAAACCCCGGGACAGCCGCTGGTCCTCGCCGCCGGGCAGATCAGCCTGGACGCCCCTGACCTCGCCGGCATCATGGCCATCCGGCCGGATGGCGCCGCGGAAGTGCGCGCCATCATCATGCACGAACTCGGACACGTGCTTGGCCTGGCCCACGTCAACGATCCAACCCAACTCATGTATGCCGAGAACAAGGGCCTGCAGGACTTCGCCGCCGGCGACCGGGCCGGGCTCGCGCTGCTGGGAAGCGGCCCCTGCGTGCCGCAGCTATAGGGCGGCTACCCGCGCAGGAACCCCATCGACTGCTGCCCACCGGCTCCCGACCTTCGCAAGCTCAGGCCGGGCCCCTCGCCGGCGTGGCCCCTCATCGTCCTTTTGAGCCTTCTAAACGGCATCTACGGGGGCTACGCCTCTTTTTCGGCCCCGTGCAGCTCTTCACGGGTGGGCGGGTTGGCACCCGGCCGGGACACGGTGACGGCGGCCGCGCTGGCGGCATGCTCCAGGAGTTCGGCCAGACCCTCGACCGGAAGGTCGCGCAGCTCCTGCCGGTTCTGGGCGCCGTCCAGCTCCCGGTCCACCAGGCCGGACAGCAACGCGGCCATAAATGAGTCCCCCGCCCCCACAGTGTCGGCAACGTCCACCTTCGGCGCGGGAACCGAGACCTCGCCGGCGCGGCACACGCCCCAGGGGCCCTCCGCACCGCGGGTCACCACCACCATTGCCGGCCCCTCCTCCCCGCCGAGCGCCAGCCACTTGCGTGCCGCATCCAGCACGTCCTCCCCCGGGTACAGCCAGGCCAGGTCCTCGTCGGACGCCTTGACCACATCGGAAAGCGTGACGAACTTTTCCGCCTGCC
Coding sequences within:
- a CDS encoding glycerophosphodiester phosphodiesterase, translated to MTLPFFEHPDDAGRQLPIAMAHRGFSAEGLENSMAAFRAGVELGFRYLETDVHATSDGVLLLFHDETLDRVTDGNGRVAELPAAEVAKARINGREPIPTFDELVAELPGARLNLDVKDWSSVRSTAAAIERHQVHHRVLVTSFSDRRRRAVLKLLSQPVASSAGVASNALFTLLGPVLPRPVFRQLMRRVLRDVHALQVPVRYGRIPVVTAGFIRRAHELGLVVHVWTINEEDEMHRLLHLGVDGIVTDRADLLRDVLRARGQWRHAPGNADPTG
- a CDS encoding HAD family hydrolase, with product MRLVASDIDGTILGHDGKISPRTIRAFHACRDAGVELVFVTGRPPRWLHPLEEQLGHTGRVICSNGAVVWDLEADRLVSARTLAINTVMEVRSIIKKLRPAALFAAETLTGFHLEPGFIENESSELLAEFTPAPLKDTLTSDDSVVKFLAIVRDGTPDDFLGEVAPAVGHLAAATHSSPGVAMLELSLPGVNKAVTLAEYASALGIEAADVVAFGDMPNDIEMLRWAGHGYAMASGHPEAIRAAGQQAPHFDDDGVAQVLEARLASLGVQFS
- a CDS encoding LexA family protein yields the protein MGVIVGPRVIDAGASLFSVLISPVAVAAGFPSPAQDYFDGRIDLNAHLIKDITSTFVVRVTGDSMEGAGISDGDELIVNRALEPKDGSVVIAVLDGELTVKRLRITRTGVVLQAENPKYQDIHVPALSELTIWGVATRCLHHV
- a CDS encoding Y-family DNA polymerase, translating into MRRMRQIAHVDVNCFYASAERAFDPSLEGRPLVVLSNNDGCAVTRSPEAKALGITTGEPWFKLAPRAKEWGLVAKSSNYELYGDISARVMELLGRYSAWLEVYSIDEAFLGVKGGEEELLALGRRMKEAVRRHVGVPVCVGIAPTKTLAKLCNKWAKNNSAFGGVCLWESVPADMRQALMGRLPVDEVWGIAGRLSKRLNVLGIFTVMDLVRADPVMIRDKFSVVLMRTVLELRGTPCIPMEEERIGRDQLIFSRSFATPVTTAAGLREVLSIYGQQASARLSKHGLQAKVLTAFAATSPFRDNEQAYPSVCVSLPMPTADPLLLTKAAHALLPHIREGLKYAKAGLMLTDLRPTGNQPPLEPFENRHEERGIGPLLEDVSRRFGRGAIGLGHAGIRSGLDWTMKRDMRSPRYTTHWDELPLVKAA
- a CDS encoding lmo0937 family membrane protein, translated to MLLWIAIIIAVLWLLGLLANIGGGLIHILLVVAVVVLIFHFVTARRRV
- a CDS encoding ABC transporter substrate-binding protein, with translation MANEQDNSPQNQQGSTRIVAGQSAKPKRPAGLKVGIAAAVLALIGGGAAVASSVNNAAPSVTQETAPSGNPAAELKLGYFGNVTHAPALVGVSKGFIADALGSTKLSTQVFNAGPAAIEALNAGAIDATYIGPNPAINSFVKSQGQSVNIIAGAAAGGAQLVVKPEISSASDLKGKTLASPQLGGTQDVALRAWLSSQGYKTNVDGSGDVAINPTENAQTLKLFQDGKLDGAWLPEPWASRLVLTAGARVLVDEKDLWDGSLSGKPGEFPTTILIVNQKFAADHPDTVKALLKGHVKSVEWLNSASASEKATVINAALKEAAGAELKADVIDRSLKNIVFTVDPLAGTYQKLLADGVTAGTTKQADINGIFDLRALNGVSNGKTSAAGLGKE
- a CDS encoding matrixin family metalloprotease; its protein translation is MHGYRTDRDSLSDKSGGFLPPNVRRSPSGRIPQWAIDEALGKAEPPAPWRSVETTPPVRTKLRRRPTTQRRPKRSVQFRTVLGIAVVVCLYFTPTLFDRVVLPVAAPYLPGAKIPPPGVEAAPSPLGTPPASTGSTAFVLQGSPKAGQTLVAYDPCRPVHYVVRPDNALPGGDALISEAVAAVSRASGLQFVYDGTTTEAPADQRQAFQPDRYGKRWAPVLIAWSTPAETPDLAGNVAGLGGSGYAETPGQPLVLAAGQISLDAPDLAGIMAIRPDGAAEVRAIIMHELGHVLGLAHVNDPTQLMYAENKGLQDFAAGDRAGLALLGSGPCVPQL